One Desulfocurvibacter africanus subsp. africanus DSM 2603 genomic region harbors:
- a CDS encoding HAD family hydrolase, whose amino-acid sequence MQAIHFLWDIDGTLVGRSEGPIEAWKELAERMLGSRFEWDQLDAGGSTDPLIAAGICDLFPEAADYCTAEQICAAYRELACRNLRTQPCPPLPASQALFREAASSPLCSNFFLTGNFRQVAASKLAGSGLSVSELTGGFAEHGPARARIARHAAAEALTLRPGRLVVVGDTPRDVAAARAIDAVAVIVGNGQAKPEAVQASKPDLFYPALPGLDDLLADLDQIRRT is encoded by the coding sequence ATGCAAGCCATTCATTTTCTGTGGGACATTGACGGCACCTTGGTGGGCCGCTCCGAAGGCCCTATCGAGGCCTGGAAGGAGCTGGCGGAGAGGATGCTCGGCAGCCGCTTCGAGTGGGACCAGCTGGACGCGGGCGGCAGCACCGATCCGCTCATCGCCGCTGGCATCTGCGACCTGTTCCCCGAGGCCGCCGACTACTGCACGGCCGAGCAAATCTGCGCGGCCTACCGCGAGCTGGCCTGCCGCAACTTGCGGACGCAGCCCTGCCCGCCCCTGCCCGCATCTCAGGCCTTGTTCCGCGAGGCCGCCTCGTCGCCCTTGTGCAGCAACTTCTTCCTCACGGGCAACTTCCGGCAGGTGGCCGCGTCCAAGCTGGCGGGCTCCGGGCTCAGCGTATCGGAGCTGACAGGCGGATTTGCTGAGCACGGACCGGCGCGGGCGCGCATTGCCCGCCACGCGGCGGCCGAGGCCCTGACCCTGCGACCGGGCAGGCTGGTGGTCGTGGGCGACACCCCGCGCGACGTGGCCGCCGCACGAGCCATCGACGCCGTGGCCGTTATCGTGGGCAATGGCCAGGCCAAGCCCGAGGCCGTGCAGGCTTCCAAGCCGGACCTGTTCTACCCTGCCCTGCCCGGCCTCGACGACCTGCTGGCCGACCTTGATCAAATCCGAAGAACTTAG
- a CDS encoding N-acyl homoserine lactonase family protein, which produces MPTFTIHPIVMGTKRFDKGMMTYQQGYGQPYVIPIYSWFLEGGDKRILVDTGELRPLQSPDREQAIGGKIYTFEEGLARFGLAPEDIDIVIHTHLHADHCENDYKCVNAEIHVHEKELERIHDSHPLDFRYLEDHILDVEENGQLRIVRQDMQIVPGVRVVHTPAHTEGGLTVLVDTTQGTAAITGFCVIQENFEPPQEVRAMEMEVIPPGTCTNPAQAYDTMLKVREMADIIIPLHEPRFAALDSIP; this is translated from the coding sequence ATGCCGACATTCACCATTCATCCCATCGTCATGGGCACCAAGCGCTTCGACAAGGGTATGATGACCTACCAGCAGGGCTATGGGCAGCCGTACGTCATTCCTATCTACAGCTGGTTTCTTGAAGGCGGGGATAAGCGCATCCTGGTGGACACGGGCGAACTGAGACCCCTGCAGTCGCCTGACCGCGAGCAGGCCATCGGCGGAAAGATCTACACCTTCGAGGAGGGCCTGGCCCGCTTCGGGCTCGCGCCCGAGGACATCGACATCGTCATCCACACGCACCTGCACGCCGATCACTGCGAGAACGACTACAAATGCGTGAACGCGGAAATCCATGTGCACGAGAAGGAACTGGAGCGCATCCACGATTCGCACCCGCTCGACTTCCGCTATCTGGAGGACCACATCCTCGATGTGGAGGAAAACGGCCAGCTCAGGATCGTGCGCCAGGACATGCAGATCGTCCCTGGCGTGCGCGTGGTGCACACTCCGGCGCACACCGAGGGCGGCCTGACCGTGCTCGTGGACACGACCCAAGGCACGGCGGCCATCACCGGCTTCTGCGTCATCCAGGAAAACTTCGAGCCGCCGCAGGAGGTCAGGGCCATGGAGATGGAGGTCATCCCTCCGGGCACATGCACCAATCCGGCTCAGGCTTACGACACCATGCTCAAGGTGCGCGAGATGGCCGACATCATCATCCCGCTGCATGAGCCGCGCTTCGCCGCGCTGGACAGCATTCCGTAA
- a CDS encoding PocR ligand-binding domain-containing protein: MTLTDIMPVDGWRKLEEDLHAFSHMNSCVFDSQGRRITDYANWGNKLCPRIKSNPQGLQAICACANQVIARHAEQRQDAVLEECDAGFAKLVVPVIRDGQFLGVVGCCGLLLDGSHIESDYVSRVTGLPVTEIEDLAASIPAISRQRAHEIITFIQKRLTAL, translated from the coding sequence ATGACATTGACGGACATCATGCCGGTAGATGGCTGGCGGAAGCTGGAAGAGGACCTGCACGCTTTCTCGCACATGAATTCGTGCGTGTTCGATTCCCAAGGCCGCCGAATCACGGATTACGCCAATTGGGGCAACAAGCTGTGCCCGCGCATCAAGTCCAATCCCCAAGGCTTGCAGGCTATCTGCGCCTGCGCCAACCAGGTCATCGCCCGGCATGCGGAGCAGCGTCAGGATGCTGTCCTGGAGGAGTGCGACGCTGGTTTCGCCAAACTGGTGGTGCCTGTCATCCGGGACGGGCAATTCCTGGGCGTGGTAGGTTGCTGCGGGCTTTTGCTGGACGGGTCGCATATCGAATCCGACTACGTGTCGCGCGTAACCGGCCTGCCCGTGACTGAGATCGAAGACTTGGCGGCTTCGATTCCCGCAATTTCACGCCAGCGTGCACACGAAATCATAACTTTCATCCAGAAGCGCCTGACGGCCTTATAG
- a CDS encoding (Fe-S)-binding protein, with translation MADAVVLDRVEHPFLDKVMTLVPEGGHLTQCFTCGACASGCPATGLEGMDPRKFLRMLAFGLEKQALENPWIWMCTMCRRCVHACPMGVDIPQMIYYARQTWPRDKRPKGIIGSCDQALRTEGGSAMGASSEDFQFVIEDVLAEVREADPRFKDLEAPINKPGAKFFLNQNSREPVTEPDEMVPLWKILHLAGADWTYATTGWAAENYCMFAADDEAWESIVRKKVKGVEDLGAKIWLNTEUGHEFYAVRSGLQKFNIKPNFELDTIIRWYALWIREGKLKPSSDWNKDLKIKFTVQDPCQLVRKSLGDPIAEDLRFVVKAVVGADNFVDMWPNKSNNYCCGGGGGFLQSGYADARRQYGKVKLDQILATKAQYCITPCHNCHSQVHDLAEHYKAPYHTVHLWTLLALSLGVLGENERSYLGPELAEVGL, from the coding sequence ATGGCAGACGCTGTAGTGCTCGACCGCGTGGAGCACCCGTTCCTGGACAAGGTCATGACCTTGGTCCCGGAGGGTGGCCACCTGACGCAGTGCTTCACCTGCGGAGCCTGCGCCTCGGGGTGCCCGGCCACGGGCCTTGAGGGCATGGATCCGCGCAAGTTCCTGCGCATGCTGGCCTTCGGCCTGGAGAAGCAGGCCCTGGAGAATCCGTGGATATGGATGTGCACCATGTGCCGGCGTTGCGTGCACGCCTGTCCCATGGGCGTGGACATCCCGCAGATGATCTACTACGCGCGGCAGACCTGGCCCAGGGACAAGCGGCCCAAGGGCATCATCGGCTCCTGCGATCAGGCCCTGCGTACAGAGGGCGGTAGCGCCATGGGCGCGAGCAGCGAGGACTTCCAGTTCGTCATCGAGGATGTGCTGGCCGAGGTGCGCGAGGCGGACCCGCGCTTCAAGGATCTTGAAGCGCCCATCAACAAGCCCGGCGCCAAGTTCTTCCTCAATCAGAACTCCCGCGAGCCGGTTACCGAGCCCGACGAGATGGTTCCATTGTGGAAGATACTGCATCTGGCAGGCGCGGATTGGACCTATGCAACCACGGGCTGGGCCGCGGAGAACTACTGCATGTTCGCGGCCGACGATGAGGCCTGGGAAAGCATCGTGCGCAAAAAGGTCAAGGGCGTGGAGGACCTTGGTGCAAAGATCTGGCTCAACACCGAGTGAGGCCACGAATTTTACGCAGTCCGGTCCGGACTGCAAAAGTTCAACATCAAGCCCAATTTCGAACTCGATACGATCATCCGTTGGTATGCCCTCTGGATTCGCGAAGGCAAGCTCAAGCCCAGCTCCGATTGGAACAAGGACCTGAAGATCAAGTTCACGGTGCAGGACCCCTGTCAGCTCGTGCGCAAATCCCTGGGCGACCCCATCGCCGAGGACCTGCGCTTCGTGGTCAAGGCCGTGGTGGGCGCGGATAACTTCGTGGACATGTGGCCCAACAAGTCGAACAACTACTGCTGCGGCGGCGGTGGCGGTTTCCTCCAGTCAGGCTACGCCGACGCGCGCAGGCAGTACGGCAAGGTCAAGCTCGACCAGATCCTGGCCACCAAGGCGCAGTACTGCATAACGCCCTGCCATAACTGCCATTCCCAGGTTCATGACTTGGCCGAGCACTACAAGGCTCCGTACCACACCGTGCATTTGTGGACGCTGTTGGCATTGTCGTTGGGCGTGCTCGGCGAGAATGAGCGATCCTACCTGGGACCCGAGTTGGCCGAGGTCGGCCTCTAA
- the mazG gene encoding nucleoside triphosphate pyrophosphohydrolase: MSDDKNALAALRQVVQTLIGPGGCPWDLEQTPESLCDYVVEEAFELVEAIRAGDVAGAREELGDVMFLLLFIGELYERDGKFTLTQALEDGAAKMIRRHPHVFSDTKVENLGELFTNWERIKREEKSAAAEDDKPKGLFDSLPKGLPPLLRAYRIHAKAARNGFTWESEADVERQLDAEWREFQQALAEGDEASQNDEFGDYLFTLVELGRRKGIKANAALDFANRKFLERFSIMEGLAAAQGKSVPDMNLEELNTLWEQAKAR, encoded by the coding sequence ATGTCCGACGACAAGAACGCATTGGCCGCCTTGCGCCAGGTGGTGCAAACACTCATCGGCCCGGGCGGCTGTCCCTGGGACCTGGAGCAGACCCCGGAGAGCCTGTGCGACTATGTAGTGGAAGAGGCCTTCGAACTGGTGGAGGCCATCCGAGCCGGGGACGTGGCCGGCGCGCGCGAGGAGCTGGGCGATGTCATGTTCCTGCTCCTGTTCATCGGCGAGCTGTACGAGCGCGACGGCAAGTTCACCCTTACCCAAGCCCTGGAGGACGGCGCGGCCAAGATGATCCGCCGCCACCCGCACGTGTTTTCCGACACCAAGGTGGAGAACCTGGGCGAGCTGTTCACTAACTGGGAGCGCATCAAGCGTGAGGAAAAGAGCGCCGCAGCCGAGGATGACAAGCCCAAAGGGTTGTTCGACAGCCTGCCCAAGGGATTGCCGCCCCTGCTGCGGGCCTACCGCATCCACGCCAAGGCCGCGCGCAACGGCTTTACTTGGGAATCCGAAGCCGACGTCGAACGCCAGCTCGACGCCGAGTGGCGTGAATTTCAGCAGGCACTGGCGGAAGGTGACGAGGCCAGCCAGAACGACGAATTCGGCGACTACCTGTTCACCTTGGTGGAACTGGGCCGGCGCAAGGGCATCAAGGCCAATGCGGCCCTGGATTTTGCCAACCGCAAGTTCCTGGAGCGCTTCAGCATCATGGAGGGACTTGCCGCGGCCCAGGGCAAGAGCGTGCCGGACATGAACCTGGAAGAGTTGAACACGCTATGGGAGCAGGCCAAGGCGAGGTAG
- a CDS encoding CvpA family protein, with protein sequence MNILDIVLVLILAFFTIRGFLRGLLMELAAITGLVLGFWVANSHSDLLLPIVGRAMNDPTTAHIVAYILTLLAVMLAVWLIGFLLRTALKAGKLSGMDHLFGSIFGFIKGALLGAILVMVLIVNSSDSGVLRESTLQPYLGGVSDWLADYLPNSLKKVYHDNAAGLRRAADGFTLQNPA encoded by the coding sequence ATGAACATTTTGGATATCGTGCTCGTACTGATTCTCGCCTTCTTTACTATCAGGGGCTTCCTCAGGGGGCTGCTCATGGAACTGGCCGCAATCACCGGCCTTGTCCTGGGCTTCTGGGTCGCCAACAGCCATTCCGACCTGCTTCTGCCCATTGTCGGCAGAGCCATGAACGATCCCACCACGGCCCATATAGTCGCGTACATACTGACCCTGCTAGCCGTAATGCTGGCGGTCTGGCTGATCGGCTTCCTTTTGCGCACGGCGCTCAAGGCGGGCAAGCTTTCTGGCATGGACCATCTCTTCGGCTCCATATTCGGGTTCATCAAGGGCGCCCTGCTGGGCGCCATTCTGGTCATGGTGCTAATCGTCAATTCGTCCGACTCCGGGGTCCTGCGCGAGTCCACCCTGCAGCCCTACCTGGGTGGCGTATCCGACTGGCTGGCCGACTACCTGCCAAACAGCCTCAAGAAGGTTTACCACGACAACGCCGCCGGCCTGCGCCGGGCCGCCGACGGATTTACGCTGCAAAACCCCGCCTAG
- a CDS encoding DUF4212 domain-containing protein, producing MQDNKKQYWLKNLRLMLVLLGVWAAVSYGCGILFVEQLNAVRIAGFPLGFWFAQQGSIFTFVVIIFVYIWRMSKLDREHDVHE from the coding sequence ATGCAGGACAACAAGAAACAGTATTGGCTCAAGAACCTGCGCCTCATGCTCGTGCTCCTGGGCGTCTGGGCGGCCGTATCATACGGCTGCGGCATCCTCTTCGTGGAGCAGCTCAACGCCGTGCGCATAGCCGGGTTCCCATTGGGGTTCTGGTTCGCACAGCAAGGCTCCATTTTTACCTTCGTGGTGATCATCTTTGTGTACATCTGGCGCATGAGCAAGCTCGACCGCGAGCATGACGTCCACGAATAG
- a CDS encoding sodium:solute symporter family protein, protein MSILVWTYIIVGATFALYMSIAWMSRVKDTKGFYVAGGGVPPLANGMATAADWMSAASFISMAGIISFAGYGGAVYLMGWTGGFVLLALCLAPYLRKFGKFTVPDFVGDRYYSNTARIVALVCAIFASLTYVAGQMRGVGIVFSRFLEVDVNTGVIIGMAIVFFYAGLGGMKGITWTQVAQYCVLILAFLIPAVAISMKITGNPIPQLGFGSAITEGPHAGRFLLETLDHLHRDLGFSEYTSAFGAGNKSMLDVLAITMALMVGTAGLPHVIVRFYTVPTVRGARWSAGWALLFIAILYTAAPAVSVFARYNMIESISGVAYEQAPSWFKNWEKTGLLAWVDKTGDGIIQYRAGEAFKGKPEFIGEVGDWGQRMVKNPPTDTPNELYVDADIMVLANPEIANLPAWVVALIAAGALAAALSTASGLLLVIASSISHDLYYRVINRKATERQRLRLGRIMIGIAVVIAGYFGINPPGFVAQVVALAFGLAASSFFPILILGIFSKRVNREGAIAGMLSGIGFTIFYIVQTKFLGVAPWFMGISPEGIGAVGMLINFAVTFAVSHVTPPPPQEIRDLVESVRTPRGAGAAVDH, encoded by the coding sequence ATGTCAATACTCGTCTGGACCTACATCATCGTTGGAGCGACTTTCGCTTTGTATATGAGCATCGCCTGGATGTCCCGGGTCAAGGACACCAAGGGCTTTTACGTCGCCGGCGGCGGCGTGCCTCCGCTGGCCAACGGCATGGCCACGGCCGCGGACTGGATGAGCGCAGCCTCGTTCATCTCCATGGCGGGCATCATATCCTTCGCCGGCTATGGCGGCGCGGTCTACCTCATGGGTTGGACCGGCGGTTTCGTGCTCTTGGCCCTGTGCCTGGCACCGTACCTGCGCAAGTTCGGCAAGTTCACGGTGCCCGACTTCGTGGGCGACCGTTATTACTCCAACACGGCGCGCATCGTGGCCCTGGTCTGCGCCATTTTTGCCTCGCTGACCTATGTGGCCGGCCAGATGCGCGGCGTGGGCATCGTCTTTTCGCGCTTCCTGGAAGTGGACGTGAACACGGGCGTGATCATCGGCATGGCCATCGTCTTCTTCTACGCGGGTCTGGGCGGCATGAAGGGCATTACCTGGACGCAGGTGGCCCAGTACTGCGTGCTCATCCTGGCTTTCCTCATCCCGGCCGTGGCCATTTCCATGAAGATCACGGGCAACCCCATCCCACAGCTCGGCTTCGGCTCGGCCATCACGGAAGGCCCCCACGCCGGCCGTTTCCTGCTGGAAACCCTGGATCATCTGCACCGCGACCTGGGATTCTCCGAGTACACATCCGCTTTCGGAGCGGGCAACAAGTCCATGCTCGACGTGCTGGCCATCACAATGGCGCTCATGGTCGGCACGGCCGGCCTGCCGCACGTTATAGTGCGCTTCTACACCGTGCCCACGGTGCGTGGCGCGCGCTGGTCGGCTGGTTGGGCGCTCCTGTTCATCGCCATCCTGTACACCGCCGCTCCGGCCGTGTCCGTGTTCGCGCGCTACAACATGATCGAGTCCATCAGCGGCGTGGCTTACGAGCAGGCGCCCTCCTGGTTCAAGAACTGGGAAAAGACCGGACTTCTGGCCTGGGTGGACAAGACCGGCGACGGCATCATCCAGTATCGGGCAGGCGAGGCCTTCAAGGGCAAGCCCGAGTTCATCGGCGAAGTTGGCGACTGGGGCCAGCGCATGGTCAAGAACCCGCCCACGGACACGCCCAATGAACTGTACGTGGACGCGGACATCATGGTCCTGGCCAATCCGGAGATCGCCAACCTGCCGGCCTGGGTCGTGGCGCTCATCGCTGCCGGCGCATTGGCCGCTGCCTTGTCCACGGCTTCAGGCCTGCTGCTGGTCATCGCGTCATCCATTTCCCACGACCTGTACTACCGGGTCATCAACCGCAAGGCCACGGAGCGCCAGCGCCTGCGACTCGGACGCATCATGATCGGCATCGCCGTGGTCATCGCCGGTTACTTCGGCATCAACCCGCCTGGCTTCGTGGCCCAGGTGGTCGCTCTGGCCTTCGGCCTGGCCGCGTCCAGCTTCTTCCCCATCCTGATCCTGGGCATCTTCTCCAAGCGCGTGAACAGGGAAGGGGCCATCGCCGGCATGCTTTCGGGCATCGGCTTCACCATCTTCTACATAGTGCAGACCAAGTTCCTGGGCGTTGCGCCGTGGTTCATGGGCATCAGCCCGGAAGGCATCGGCGCCGTGGGCATGCTGATCAACTTCGCGGTGACCTTTGCCGTCTCCCATGTCACGCCGCCGCCTCCCCAGGAGATTCGTGATCTCGTGGAGAGCGTGCGAACTCCGCGCGGAGCGGGCGCTGCCGTGGATCACTAA
- a CDS encoding putative nucleotidyltransferase substrate binding domain-containing protein: MSRNVHSVSPADAVEILQRTMPFSELPQDELMRLAKVCSIDFIPAGLRFIEQGKTAVDYLWIIQKGGVKSYLINDDGGITLLDIQGEGGTFGALAIVRGSLANFNVETVEDSFFYRISKQDFQSLMGRWPAVAQFYLRTLSDAYVHKAFAELRRTRHPADSGTRLSLFATGVGEVVRRELATINADETIRSAAERMGRAGVGSLVVLDGSAEADKSEVAGIVTDQDFRDKVAARGLSVELPVREIMSSPLLAVDEATLCFDALLTMMKNQVHHLGVRRAGRVQGMVTAHDFMTLTGRSPYSLFKDIVGETRLDGLARLAKGIPDVVRALFEEGARAGKVGRMVAVLNDLVLERLLTMLQEELGPPPLPFCWLSMGSEGRREQTIRTDQDNALIYQDYGQDYGQDNGHGPKAADADLKARADEYFARLGRRAGECLVDFGYPRCPGGIMVENPKWRMSLSAWKRQFTEWIARPEPKQVLFAGIFFDFRPVFGYVALGEALRDYVTPLAAREEVFLRHMAADCLRSRPPLTFFKSFIVEKDGEHKDALDIKGRGVLPLTEFGRVMALKHGLRETNSLDRFKALAELGAISAEFHAELREAYEFLMQVRIASQLRQMDEGRQPGNHVNPGRLSELEKRTLKEAFGVIGRMQSYVRETFRLNV, translated from the coding sequence ATGAGCAGGAACGTGCATTCGGTTTCACCCGCCGACGCCGTGGAGATTTTGCAACGAACCATGCCCTTCAGCGAGTTGCCGCAAGACGAGCTAATGCGCTTGGCCAAAGTCTGCAGCATAGATTTTATCCCGGCGGGCTTGCGTTTTATCGAACAGGGCAAAACCGCCGTTGACTACCTGTGGATCATCCAGAAGGGCGGAGTGAAGAGCTACCTGATCAACGATGACGGCGGCATCACGCTGCTGGACATTCAGGGCGAGGGCGGCACTTTCGGCGCGCTGGCTATCGTTCGCGGTAGCCTGGCCAACTTCAACGTGGAGACAGTGGAGGATTCGTTCTTCTATCGCATCTCCAAGCAGGATTTCCAATCTCTCATGGGGCGCTGGCCGGCCGTGGCGCAGTTTTATTTGCGCACGCTGTCCGACGCCTATGTGCACAAGGCCTTCGCGGAGTTGCGTCGCACACGACACCCGGCGGACTCCGGAACCAGGTTGTCGCTATTCGCCACCGGAGTCGGCGAAGTCGTGCGACGTGAGTTGGCGACCATCAACGCGGACGAGACCATCCGCTCGGCCGCCGAGCGCATGGGCCGGGCCGGTGTGGGCTCGCTTGTGGTGCTCGATGGCTCGGCGGAAGCGGACAAAAGCGAGGTGGCCGGCATCGTTACGGATCAGGACTTCCGCGACAAGGTCGCGGCCAGGGGGCTGTCCGTAGAACTGCCCGTGCGCGAGATCATGTCCTCGCCACTGCTGGCCGTGGATGAGGCCACCCTGTGCTTCGACGCGCTGCTGACCATGATGAAGAACCAGGTGCACCACCTTGGCGTGCGCCGTGCCGGTCGCGTGCAGGGCATGGTCACGGCCCATGATTTCATGACCCTCACTGGGCGCTCGCCCTATTCGTTGTTCAAGGACATCGTGGGCGAAACCCGCCTTGACGGCTTGGCCCGGCTGGCCAAGGGCATCCCCGACGTGGTGCGCGCCCTGTTCGAGGAAGGGGCCAGGGCGGGCAAGGTCGGCCGCATGGTGGCCGTGCTCAATGATCTGGTGCTGGAGCGGCTGCTGACCATGCTCCAGGAGGAGCTGGGCCCACCGCCGCTGCCGTTCTGCTGGCTATCCATGGGCAGCGAGGGCCGTAGGGAGCAAACCATCCGCACGGACCAGGACAACGCCCTCATTTACCAGGACTACGGGCAGGACTACGGACAAGATAATGGGCATGGTCCCAAGGCTGCGGATGCCGATCTGAAGGCCCGCGCCGATGAGTATTTCGCCCGACTGGGCCGGCGGGCCGGCGAGTGCCTCGTGGATTTCGGCTATCCACGCTGTCCCGGCGGCATCATGGTCGAGAATCCGAAATGGCGCATGTCCCTGTCGGCCTGGAAGCGGCAGTTCACGGAGTGGATCGCCCGGCCCGAGCCCAAGCAGGTGCTTTTCGCGGGCATCTTCTTCGACTTCAGGCCTGTGTTTGGCTATGTGGCGCTGGGTGAGGCCCTGCGGGACTACGTGACACCGCTGGCCGCGCGCGAGGAGGTCTTCCTGCGCCATATGGCCGCCGACTGCCTGCGCTCACGGCCACCGCTGACCTTCTTTAAGAGCTTCATCGTGGAGAAGGATGGAGAGCACAAGGATGCCCTGGATATCAAGGGCCGGGGTGTTCTGCCGCTTACGGAGTTCGGCCGGGTCATGGCCCTCAAGCATGGGCTGCGCGAAACCAACAGCCTGGACCGCTTCAAGGCCCTGGCCGAGTTGGGGGCCATTTCAGCCGAGTTTCACGCCGAGCTGCGCGAGGCCTACGAGTTCCTCATGCAGGTGCGCATCGCCAGTCAGCTGCGCCAAATGGACGAAGGCCGCCAGCCCGGCAACCACGTGAATCCGGGGAGGCTCTCGGAACTGGAAAAGCGCACGCTCAAGGAGGCCTTCGGCGTTATCGGACGCATGCAGTCCTACGTGCGCGAGACATTTCGGCTCAACGTCTGA
- a CDS encoding PolC-type DNA polymerase III, translating to MFDRLLDSGPLGRMLGRAPWHPALRESREFFQGFDQDIPLDECEFTVLDTELTGMDHRRDEIVSIGAVRIRGMAIQPGANWYAVVRPSCLPKTCTLIHRITPSEVEDAPELSDVLPEFADYLGQSLIVGHHVGMDAAFLNRACKRILGGPMANPCLDTMRLAQVYEEERWVSYYDRYNLRVSYNLTDLAVQYGLPSFPAHNALSDAMQTAYLFLFLVRKLRSGYVHTLKDLYDMGRSWRWYF from the coding sequence ATGTTCGATCGCCTGCTTGATTCCGGCCCCCTGGGCCGCATGCTGGGCCGGGCTCCATGGCATCCGGCCCTGCGCGAAAGCCGCGAGTTCTTCCAGGGCTTCGACCAGGACATCCCGTTGGATGAGTGCGAATTCACGGTGCTGGACACGGAGCTGACCGGCATGGACCATCGCCGGGACGAGATCGTGTCCATCGGCGCGGTGCGCATCCGCGGCATGGCCATTCAGCCCGGCGCCAACTGGTATGCAGTGGTCAGACCGTCGTGCCTGCCCAAGACCTGCACGCTCATTCACCGCATCACGCCCTCGGAGGTTGAGGACGCGCCCGAGCTGTCCGATGTGCTGCCCGAGTTCGCCGACTACCTGGGCCAAAGCCTGATCGTGGGTCATCATGTCGGCATGGACGCGGCCTTTCTCAACCGCGCCTGCAAGCGCATCCTGGGCGGGCCCATGGCCAATCCCTGCCTGGATACCATGCGTCTGGCCCAGGTCTATGAAGAGGAGCGCTGGGTCAGCTACTACGACCGCTACAATCTGCGCGTGTCCTACAACCTTACGGACCTCGCGGTCCAATACGGCCTACCGAGCTTCCCGGCCCATAACGCCCTGTCCGACGCCATGCAGACCGCCTACCTGTTCCTGTTCCTCGTGCGCAAGCTGCGCAGCGGCTATGTGCATACGCTCAAGGACCTGTACGACATGGGTCGCAGTTGGCGCTGGTATTTTTAG
- a CDS encoding sodium:proton exchanger, which yields MLDAKKLLPFVLAVAACLPGLLLRFFHVELTPPLMAAITGGSILGASFLLTWACDVAQEDIPQTLALAVVALIAVLPEYAVDMYFTWQAGQHPESDYAHYAIANMTGANRLLIGVAWAAIVAIFWMRTRKSVQLEEERRTELFFLGLATLYAFTIPLKGSLAWYDGLVFIGMYVWYIYLASRRPCVECDIEGPAELLARLPKASRRLATVVTFLYAALVILACAEPFSENLVATGKVYGVNEFLLVQWLAPIASESPEFIVSILFVLRGHPGIALGSLLSSKLNQWTLLVGMIPGVYGVSSGSFATPIPMGSIQMHEILLTAAQSLLAVVLLVGLKLSIRGASVLFLLFIGQFLAPFWSEGLSTMGVLIDPDAIHMGFSMAYIGLAMMLMIMRLAEIRALWRGVRVTQS from the coding sequence CGCCAAGAAGCTTCTGCCTTTCGTCCTGGCCGTGGCGGCCTGTCTGCCCGGCCTGCTCCTGCGCTTTTTCCATGTGGAACTGACTCCGCCGCTCATGGCCGCCATCACCGGCGGCTCCATCCTCGGCGCATCCTTCCTGCTGACCTGGGCCTGCGACGTGGCCCAGGAGGACATTCCCCAGACCCTGGCCCTGGCCGTGGTGGCCCTCATCGCCGTACTGCCCGAGTACGCCGTGGACATGTACTTCACCTGGCAGGCCGGCCAGCATCCGGAATCCGACTACGCGCACTACGCCATCGCCAACATGACCGGCGCCAACCGGCTGCTCATCGGCGTGGCCTGGGCAGCTATCGTGGCCATCTTCTGGATGCGCACGCGCAAGAGCGTGCAATTGGAGGAGGAACGCCGCACCGAGCTGTTCTTCCTGGGGCTGGCCACGCTGTACGCCTTCACCATTCCGCTCAAGGGCAGCCTGGCCTGGTATGACGGCCTGGTCTTCATCGGCATGTACGTCTGGTACATCTACCTGGCCAGCCGTCGTCCCTGCGTCGAGTGCGACATAGAAGGCCCGGCCGAATTGCTGGCCCGCCTGCCCAAGGCCTCGCGTCGCCTGGCCACCGTGGTCACCTTTCTTTACGCGGCCCTGGTCATCCTGGCCTGCGCCGAGCCCTTCAGCGAGAACCTGGTCGCCACGGGCAAGGTGTACGGCGTCAACGAGTTCCTGCTCGTGCAGTGGCTCGCGCCCATCGCCTCCGAGTCGCCGGAGTTCATCGTGTCCATTCTGTTCGTGCTGCGCGGCCATCCCGGCATCGCCCTGGGCAGCCTGTTGTCCTCCAAGCTCAACCAATGGACATTGCTGGTGGGCATGATTCCCGGCGTGTACGGCGTATCCAGCGGCTCCTTCGCCACGCCCATTCCCATGGGCTCCATCCAGATGCACGAGATCCTGCTCACCGCGGCGCAATCCCTGCTGGCCGTGGTGCTCCTGGTCGGCCTGAAGCTGTCCATACGCGGGGCCAGCGTGCTGTTTTTGTTGTTTATCGGCCAGTTCCTGGCCCCGTTCTGGTCCGAAGGCTTGTCAACGATGGGCGTGCTCATCGACCCCGACGCCATCCACATGGGCTTCTCCATGGCCTACATAGGCCTGGCCATGATGCTCATGATCATGCGCTTGGCCGAAATCCGCGCCCTGTGGCGCGGCGTTCGCGTCACACAAAGCTAG